A single genomic interval of uncultured Pseudodesulfovibrio sp. harbors:
- a CDS encoding DUF721 domain-containing protein, producing the protein MARYLRHHSRRGRNNRTVRIGRAMSSYFEKLDTTGSVMLVQLWKVWGDLMGEMAPLARPLGHRGTKLILAAEDPMIMQEAQFLAPMILEKVNGYFQQEVFDKVVFELLNGRVPLDGEIRPEAPEPPRKLKKPEKLGGLEKELDPDSPIGRCYRAYRRMFDKS; encoded by the coding sequence ATGGCCAGATACCTGAGACACCACAGCCGCAGAGGGCGCAACAACCGCACGGTCCGCATCGGACGGGCCATGTCCTCGTATTTCGAAAAGCTCGACACCACGGGCAGCGTCATGCTCGTGCAGCTGTGGAAGGTGTGGGGCGATCTCATGGGCGAAATGGCTCCGCTTGCCCGCCCGCTGGGACACCGCGGCACGAAACTCATCCTCGCCGCGGAAGACCCGATGATCATGCAGGAAGCACAGTTTCTCGCCCCAATGATACTGGAAAAGGTGAACGGATATTTTCAGCAGGAAGTCTTTGACAAAGTCGTATTCGAACTGCTAAACGGCAGAGTTCCTTTGGACGGAGAGATCCGGCCGGAGGCTCCCGAGCCTCCGAGGAAACTTAAAAAGCCCGAGAAATTGGGCGGTTTAGAAAAGGAGTTGGACCCGGATTCACCTATTGGAAGGTGTTATCGGGCCTACAGGCGAATGTTTGACAAATCGTGA
- a CDS encoding PEGA domain-containing protein: MKQIRFAILIIVVAVGLTACGPPKQKIPVSTNPLGATVYADGRKICTTPCAVRFDKQSNHLLTIVKDGYEQVDLEITRQFMPDEAIRDGAIYGILKGGDPKDVAGEVAKEVDEQERTGEAYELVPSIVTVTLTPTP; this comes from the coding sequence ATGAAACAGATTCGCTTTGCCATACTTATAATAGTAGTGGCAGTCGGCCTGACGGCATGCGGTCCGCCCAAGCAGAAAATCCCGGTCAGCACCAACCCCCTCGGCGCAACCGTGTATGCCGACGGACGAAAGATATGCACCACCCCGTGCGCGGTGCGTTTCGACAAGCAGAGCAACCACCTCCTCACCATCGTCAAGGACGGTTATGAGCAGGTGGATTTGGAAATAACGCGTCAGTTCATGCCGGATGAAGCCATCCGGGACGGGGCCATCTACGGCATCCTCAAGGGCGGAGACCCCAAGGACGTGGCCGGAGAAGTGGCCAAGGAAGTGGATGAGCAGGAACGCACCGGCGAGGCATATGAGCTGGTGCCGTCTATCGTCACCGTGACGCTCACGCCCACTCCATAG
- a CDS encoding universal stress protein, whose amino-acid sequence MFKKILLATTPQIDTQTAPKAAFDMVRKYDAELLIYHALPIGKDDWCSFDDTIPAEKLVEASAAKIREFYAEDLKTIPNHSIRVITGASHDKLFKLVHTEGVDLIVMGHHTSASIYPGSMLGSVNTAIRDVCSNAFCPTMVVTHEGSKSADIKKIVFATDFSTPSDSALCYTTQLARQLGAHIDVFHVLDTGQRCPNPEFYMQDMNVFVDKAKAKMQQRYAKPLEGISHSFECWEGVPYVEILKKARWSEADLVVMAQYSTSLEGGTPFIGSTVIQVALSPGCPALIVNYRARTCS is encoded by the coding sequence ATGTTCAAGAAGATTCTTTTGGCGACGACCCCACAGATCGACACGCAGACCGCCCCCAAGGCGGCCTTTGACATGGTCCGCAAGTATGATGCGGAGCTGCTCATTTATCATGCCCTGCCCATTGGAAAGGACGACTGGTGTTCCTTTGACGACACCATTCCGGCCGAAAAGCTGGTGGAAGCGTCCGCCGCAAAGATTCGGGAATTCTATGCGGAAGACCTCAAGACCATTCCCAATCACTCCATCAGGGTGATCACCGGTGCATCCCACGACAAGCTGTTCAAGCTCGTCCACACCGAGGGGGTGGACCTTATCGTCATGGGGCATCACACCAGCGCGTCGATCTACCCAGGAAGCATGTTGGGATCTGTAAACACAGCTATTCGTGATGTCTGCTCAAACGCCTTCTGCCCGACCATGGTCGTCACCCACGAAGGGAGCAAATCCGCAGACATCAAAAAGATTGTGTTCGCCACGGATTTCTCCACGCCGTCCGACTCCGCGCTCTGCTACACCACGCAGCTCGCAAGGCAGCTCGGGGCGCACATTGACGTGTTCCACGTGCTCGACACCGGCCAACGCTGCCCGAATCCGGAATTCTACATGCAGGACATGAACGTCTTCGTGGACAAGGCCAAGGCCAAGATGCAGCAGCGATACGCCAAACCGCTCGAGGGAATCAGCCACAGCTTCGAATGCTGGGAAGGGGTGCCATACGTTGAAATTCTCAAGAAGGCCCGCTGGAGCGAAGCCGACCTCGTGGTCATGGCCCAGTATTCAACCAGCCTCGAAGGCGGGACGCCGTTCATCGGTTCCACGGTCATCCAGGTGGCCCTTTCTCCCGGCTGTCCGGCACTTATCGTCAACTACCGCGCCCGGACGTGCAGCTAG
- a CDS encoding PEGA domain-containing protein, translating into MTSFIQKAMIFTTLAFLAAACAPATQNIPVSSVPAGAQVLADGTEICTTPCNVPLTRTQAHILTLQKQGYRQADVQIKQVYDTAAVAQGAVRAGSNASSNGGNADAAISNALLNTQAMEDQGTAYVLSPSSVVVQLQPDTPAKTVAQTSSEEQPIVISSDQLDASDRERLENGQAPVVISSDQLAPQDQQANIRTTEPATLGGAVQQDPMKAAEAVLEAGAAAAPTVGTQKKWKNSHSSENFGNDGSYTKKTSSSSVSVGASVNPAEAGLGLLHLIEDANKDNGQQTAEESQ; encoded by the coding sequence ATGACTTCCTTTATCCAAAAAGCAATGATCTTCACCACACTCGCCTTTCTCGCCGCGGCCTGCGCCCCGGCCACCCAGAATATTCCGGTCAGCAGCGTTCCGGCCGGAGCACAGGTGCTGGCCGACGGCACGGAAATCTGCACCACGCCCTGCAACGTCCCCCTGACACGGACACAGGCCCACATCCTGACACTCCAGAAACAGGGCTACCGGCAGGCCGACGTTCAGATTAAACAGGTATACGATACCGCAGCCGTAGCGCAGGGAGCGGTTCGCGCCGGCAGCAACGCCAGTTCCAACGGAGGCAATGCCGACGCAGCCATCTCCAACGCGCTCCTGAACACGCAGGCCATGGAAGATCAGGGCACGGCATACGTGCTTTCCCCCAGTTCCGTGGTTGTCCAGCTTCAGCCGGACACTCCTGCCAAAACAGTTGCCCAGACATCCTCGGAAGAACAGCCCATCGTCATCAGCAGTGACCAGCTCGACGCATCGGACAGGGAACGGCTTGAAAACGGGCAGGCCCCGGTCGTTATTTCTTCGGACCAGTTGGCTCCGCAAGACCAGCAGGCAAACATCAGGACAACCGAACCCGCGACCCTCGGCGGTGCAGTACAGCAGGACCCGATGAAAGCCGCGGAAGCCGTGCTTGAGGCAGGCGCAGCGGCTGCACCGACTGTCGGGACCCAAAAGAAATGGAAAAACAGCCACAGTTCGGAAAACTTCGGAAACGACGGCTCCTATACGAAAAAAACATCCTCATCCAGCGTCAGCGTCGGCGCATCGGTTAACCCCGCCGAGGCCGGACTGGGGCTTCTCCACCTGATCGAAGACGCCAACAAGGACAACGGACAGCAGACTGCTGAGGAAAGTCAATAA
- a CDS encoding metalloregulator ArsR/SmtB family transcription factor, with protein sequence MEIIKYCKALADETRSRLVNVLLEYELNVGEIVQVMEMGQSRISRHLKILSESGLVDVRREGLWAFYRASDSGPGRDFLDGVASLLEGEDALKRDRNRAEKVIRERTAATRQFFDDIAPEWDRMTAEVLGDLNLGHEIRERLPDCACAADIGCGPGDMLEILAATSQRVIGVDNSPKMLELAEERFSDDASMSLRIGEMTHLPLRDEEADCTVMSLVLHHLTRPIDAIREAGRVLRVGGRLLIAEFDQHENELMRSEYGDRRLGIPREHMLEWFEMSGFETVGVTEFTVNMGLVVVVYEAEKK encoded by the coding sequence ATGGAAATTATTAAGTATTGTAAAGCACTCGCAGATGAAACCCGGTCGCGGTTGGTCAATGTTCTTCTTGAATATGAGTTGAATGTCGGCGAAATCGTACAGGTTATGGAGATGGGACAGTCGCGGATTTCGCGGCATTTGAAGATTTTGTCCGAATCCGGCCTTGTGGATGTCAGGCGTGAGGGGTTGTGGGCTTTTTACCGTGCCAGCGACAGTGGTCCGGGCCGTGATTTTCTTGATGGCGTGGCCTCGCTGCTCGAAGGTGAAGATGCGCTCAAGCGTGATCGCAACCGTGCCGAGAAGGTCATTCGTGAACGGACGGCTGCCACGCGCCAGTTCTTCGACGACATCGCGCCCGAATGGGATCGCATGACCGCCGAAGTGCTGGGTGATCTGAATCTTGGTCACGAGATCAGGGAGCGGTTGCCCGACTGCGCCTGTGCCGCGGACATCGGCTGCGGTCCCGGCGATATGCTGGAGATTCTGGCCGCTACGTCACAGCGTGTCATCGGGGTGGACAACTCGCCCAAGATGCTTGAGCTGGCCGAGGAGCGTTTTTCCGACGATGCGTCCATGTCGCTGCGTATCGGCGAGATGACGCATCTGCCGTTGCGGGATGAAGAGGCTGACTGTACCGTGATGTCATTGGTGCTGCACCATCTGACCCGTCCGATTGACGCCATTCGTGAAGCAGGGCGCGTGCTTCGTGTCGGCGGCCGACTGCTTATTGCCGAATTCGATCAGCATGAAAATGAACTCATGCGGAGCGAATACGGTGACCGCAGGCTCGGCATCCCCCGGGAGCACATGCTGGAGTGGTTTGAGATGTCAGGTTTCGAGACTGTCGGAGTCACTGAATTTACCGTGAACATGGGCCTTGTCGTCGTTGTCTACGAGGCCGAGAAAAAATAG
- the ahcY gene encoding adenosylhomocysteinase — protein MSKNIMPVDPKLENKIADASLAEWGHMEMQLSEREMPGLMSIIEKQGKDKPLKGFKVMGSLHMTIQTAMLIKCLYELGADIRWASCNIFSTQDHAAAAIADSGMAKVFAWKGETLEEYWWCTEQALTWPDGSGPDLIVDDGGDATLLVHQGVKVEADPSLCDKEYDVHEFQVIMDRLEASQKLNPEKWTKIAKNIRGVSEETTTGVHRLYEMQRSGELLFPAINVNDSVTKSKFDNLYGCRESLADGIKRATDVMVAGKVVVVVGYGDVGKGCAQSMRGFGARVLVTEIDPICALQAAMEGYEVTTMEDAAPRGDIFVTCTGNYHVVTGAHMDVMKDEAILCNIGHFDSEIEMDHLEKNDKCVKKEVKPQVDKWTMPSGKSIIVLAEGRLVNLGCATGHPSFVMSNSFTNQALAQIDLAQNDYDPKVMILPKKLDEEVARLHLERLGVKLETLTKDQADYIGVDVEGPFKPDHYRY, from the coding sequence ATGTCCAAGAACATTATGCCCGTCGATCCGAAGCTGGAAAACAAGATCGCGGACGCATCCCTGGCCGAGTGGGGCCACATGGAAATGCAGCTTTCCGAGCGCGAAATGCCGGGGCTCATGTCCATCATCGAAAAACAGGGCAAGGATAAGCCCCTCAAGGGCTTCAAGGTCATGGGCTCCCTGCACATGACCATCCAGACCGCCATGCTCATCAAGTGCCTGTACGAACTGGGCGCTGACATCCGCTGGGCATCCTGCAACATTTTTTCCACTCAGGACCACGCTGCCGCCGCCATTGCCGATTCCGGCATGGCCAAGGTCTTCGCATGGAAGGGCGAGACTCTCGAAGAATACTGGTGGTGCACCGAGCAGGCCCTGACCTGGCCCGACGGTTCCGGTCCGGACCTCATCGTTGATGACGGCGGCGACGCAACCCTGCTCGTCCATCAGGGCGTCAAGGTCGAGGCCGACCCGAGCCTGTGCGACAAGGAATACGACGTGCACGAGTTCCAGGTCATCATGGATCGTCTGGAAGCCAGCCAGAAGCTGAACCCGGAAAAGTGGACCAAGATCGCCAAGAACATCCGCGGCGTGTCCGAAGAAACCACCACCGGCGTACATCGTCTCTACGAAATGCAGCGCTCCGGCGAACTGCTGTTCCCGGCCATCAACGTCAACGACTCCGTGACCAAGTCCAAGTTCGACAACCTCTACGGCTGCCGCGAGTCTCTGGCTGACGGCATCAAGCGTGCTACCGACGTCATGGTCGCAGGCAAGGTCGTCGTCGTTGTCGGTTACGGCGATGTCGGCAAGGGCTGCGCCCAGTCCATGCGCGGCTTCGGTGCCCGTGTTCTCGTCACCGAGATCGACCCCATCTGCGCGCTTCAGGCCGCAATGGAAGGCTATGAAGTCACCACCATGGAAGACGCTGCACCGCGCGGCGACATCTTTGTTACCTGTACCGGCAACTACCATGTTGTGACCGGCGCACACATGGATGTCATGAAGGACGAGGCCATTCTCTGCAATATCGGTCACTTCGATTCCGAAATCGAGATGGACCACCTCGAAAAGAATGACAAATGCGTGAAGAAAGAGGTCAAGCCGCAGGTCGACAAGTGGACCATGCCTTCCGGCAAGTCCATCATCGTTCTGGCCGAAGGCCGTCTGGTGAACCTCGGCTGCGCTACCGGCCACCCGAGCTTCGTCATGTCCAACTCCTTCACCAACCAGGCCCTTGCCCAGATTGATCTTGCCCAGAACGACTACGACCCCAAGGTCATGATTCTGCCCAAGAAGCTGGACGAGGAAGTCGCCCGCCTGCACCTCGAACGCCTCGGCGTCAAGCTGGAGACCCTGACCAAGGACCAGGCCGATTACATCGGTGTGGATGTCGAAGGTCCGTTCAAGCCTGATCACTACCGCTACTAG
- the glp gene encoding gephyrin-like molybdotransferase Glp codes for MSHGFFTIISRTEFESLLEGFTPLGSELTPLSLAAGRVLAKDLAAAHDWPLMNRSCMDGFAVSARDVFGSSETNPGYLECTASLPIDVMPDISLPAGECARIATGGVLPDGADAVVMIEHTGEMGDSTIEVRKSAAPGENVMQRGEDAREGQTALSAGTTMRPQEIGLAAALGFEELSLYRQPRVGILSTGDELIEVSRTPKPGQVRDVNSHTVATLTAMAGGIPTRYGIIKDDLPSLTEALSRAIAENDMVLLSGGSSIGVRDLTVTALEAKENSEILAHGVALSPGKPTILGRASGKPVLGLPGQVTSALVVMHVLILPLIRHMQGDPHAFETTRRPIRKAELARNVASKPGREDYVRIRLEEREGMEPLAHPVLGKSGLLRTMVQADGLASIPADSEGLYEGQTIDIWMV; via the coding sequence ATGAGCCACGGTTTTTTCACCATCATCAGCCGCACTGAATTCGAATCCCTGCTGGAAGGATTCACTCCGCTCGGCAGTGAACTGACTCCCCTGTCACTTGCAGCAGGACGGGTGCTTGCCAAAGACCTTGCCGCAGCCCACGACTGGCCGCTGATGAACCGCTCCTGCATGGACGGATTCGCTGTCAGCGCCCGGGACGTATTCGGTTCGAGCGAAACCAATCCGGGCTACCTCGAATGCACGGCATCCCTCCCCATCGACGTCATGCCAGACATCAGCCTGCCCGCAGGTGAATGCGCGCGCATCGCCACCGGCGGCGTGCTGCCCGATGGGGCCGACGCCGTGGTGATGATCGAACACACCGGCGAGATGGGCGATTCCACCATTGAAGTCAGAAAAAGCGCGGCCCCCGGAGAAAACGTCATGCAGCGCGGCGAAGACGCCCGCGAAGGCCAGACCGCGCTCTCGGCAGGTACGACCATGCGTCCGCAGGAAATCGGACTGGCCGCTGCCCTCGGATTCGAAGAGCTTTCCCTGTACCGCCAGCCGCGTGTGGGCATCCTGTCCACCGGCGACGAACTGATTGAAGTCAGCCGCACGCCCAAGCCGGGGCAGGTCCGCGATGTCAATTCGCATACCGTTGCCACCCTCACCGCCATGGCCGGGGGCATCCCGACCCGGTACGGCATCATCAAGGATGACCTGCCGAGCCTGACCGAAGCACTGTCCCGCGCCATTGCGGAAAACGACATGGTCCTCCTGTCCGGCGGCAGCTCCATCGGCGTGCGCGACCTGACCGTGACGGCCCTCGAAGCCAAGGAAAATTCGGAAATTCTGGCACACGGCGTGGCACTCAGTCCGGGCAAACCGACCATCCTCGGCCGTGCTTCGGGCAAGCCCGTTCTCGGCCTGCCGGGACAGGTGACCTCCGCGCTGGTGGTCATGCACGTCCTCATCCTGCCGCTCATCCGACACATGCAGGGCGACCCGCATGCGTTCGAAACGACACGCCGCCCCATTCGAAAGGCGGAGCTGGCCCGCAACGTGGCATCCAAACCGGGACGCGAGGATTACGTGCGTATCCGACTGGAAGAGCGCGAAGGCATGGAACCGCTTGCCCATCCCGTACTCGGCAAATCAGGGCTGCTGCGGACGATGGTGCAGGCGGACGGCCTCGCATCCATTCCCGCAGATTCTGAAGGATTGTACGAAGGCCAGACGATTGACATCTGGATGGTGTAA
- a CDS encoding bacteriohemerythrin, whose amino-acid sequence MPHLQWTEDLTVGLPRIDDQHKQLIAIANKLIDAIIDNETDGVLADVFTQLRAYVDSHFKDEESYMEEIGYPELKDHAAEHAILYLRTLTLKQMLEKRNGVTPQDVSLFLTDWISSHMMDSDRKIGNFAKSL is encoded by the coding sequence ATGCCCCACCTTCAATGGACAGAAGACCTGACAGTAGGCCTGCCGCGAATAGACGATCAGCACAAACAGCTCATCGCCATCGCAAACAAGCTTATCGATGCCATTATCGACAACGAGACGGATGGAGTGCTCGCCGATGTCTTTACTCAACTGCGGGCCTATGTAGACTCCCACTTCAAGGATGAGGAGTCATACATGGAGGAAATCGGCTACCCCGAACTCAAGGACCACGCAGCAGAACACGCCATCCTCTACCTGCGGACGCTGACCCTGAAGCAAATGCTTGAGAAACGCAACGGGGTAACCCCTCAAGACGTTTCATTATTCCTGACCGATTGGATATCCAGTCACATGATGGACAGTGACCGAAAAATAGGAAACTTCGCCAAGTCGCTGTAA
- a CDS encoding bacteriohemerythrin produces the protein MIDWTDVLDIGLPEIDRQHRKLISLSNSLIQAMTIGKGKNVLSEFFEELKAYTVYHFHDEEKYMQDIGYPQFEQHRKAHGELIRQVDDFRTGLMAGEVTPDQALDFINGWIINHIMNMDSQIGIFAKNR, from the coding sequence ATGATCGACTGGACCGACGTACTCGACATAGGCCTGCCCGAAATAGACAGGCAGCACAGGAAACTCATATCCCTGTCCAACAGTCTCATTCAGGCCATGACCATCGGCAAGGGCAAAAACGTACTTTCGGAGTTCTTTGAGGAACTCAAGGCATACACTGTCTACCACTTCCACGATGAAGAAAAATACATGCAGGACATCGGTTACCCACAGTTCGAGCAGCATCGGAAAGCCCACGGGGAACTCATCCGGCAGGTAGACGATTTCAGGACAGGACTCATGGCGGGTGAAGTCACACCCGACCAGGCCCTCGACTTCATCAACGGATGGATCATCAATCACATCATGAACATGGATTCGCAGATAGGAATATTCGCCAAGAACAGATAA
- the argB gene encoding acetylglutamate kinase: MKKESISQRDMKRYQLQAKSIIETLPYISEFYGKTIVVKYGGNAMIDEDLKRAFALNIILLKYIGINPVVVHGGGPQIGHMLKALNIESHFREGYRVTDDATMDVVEMVLVGKVNKEIVNLINLHGGQAVGLSGKDGMLVKAEPKELSIEKKNAPPEIIDLGKVGEVKSVNTTLIESLLRDNFIPVIAPVGVDDEGQTYNINADSVAGAVASALKAKRLHLLTDVPGLLDADGELITSLSTKEAFECIDSGVITGGMIPKIKCCIEAVAEVEKAAIIDGRVENCILLELFTQSGIGTEITDSSKDSA, from the coding sequence ATGAAAAAAGAATCCATCAGCCAGCGGGACATGAAACGCTATCAGTTGCAGGCAAAGTCCATCATAGAGACCCTGCCCTACATTTCCGAATTCTACGGCAAAACCATAGTCGTCAAATACGGCGGCAACGCCATGATCGACGAGGACCTCAAACGCGCCTTCGCCCTGAACATCATTCTGCTCAAATACATCGGCATCAATCCGGTGGTGGTGCATGGCGGCGGTCCGCAAATCGGGCACATGCTCAAGGCGCTCAATATCGAATCGCATTTTCGCGAGGGATACCGCGTCACCGACGACGCCACCATGGACGTGGTCGAGATGGTCCTTGTGGGCAAGGTCAACAAGGAGATCGTCAATCTCATCAACCTGCACGGTGGTCAGGCGGTCGGGCTGTCCGGCAAGGACGGCATGCTGGTCAAGGCCGAACCCAAGGAACTTTCCATCGAGAAAAAGAACGCTCCGCCTGAAATCATCGATCTCGGCAAAGTGGGCGAAGTCAAATCCGTCAACACCACCTTGATCGAATCCCTGCTGCGAGACAATTTCATCCCGGTCATCGCACCGGTGGGCGTTGATGACGAAGGACAAACATACAACATCAATGCGGACTCAGTGGCCGGAGCCGTTGCCTCCGCCCTGAAAGCCAAACGCCTGCATCTGCTCACGGATGTTCCCGGCCTGCTCGACGCAGACGGCGAACTCATCACATCCCTGTCCACCAAGGAAGCCTTCGAATGCATCGATTCCGGCGTCATTACCGGAGGCATGATTCCAAAAATCAAATGCTGCATCGAAGCCGTTGCCGAAGTGGAAAAAGCCGCCATCATCGATGGACGTGTGGAAAACTGCATTCTTCTCGAACTGTTCACCCAATCCGGTATCGGAACGGAAATCACCGACTCATCAAAGGACTCCGCATGA
- a CDS encoding putative sulfate/molybdate transporter has protein sequence MKIRFNRMEWAGAMGDLGTLLPLAFGMIMINGLSVTGLFLTVGLFYLVGGLYYRIPIAVQPMKVVSAYAIAQALSPGVITASGMLIAVFLLFLGATGLVKAVAKVVPHSVIRGVQMATGILLLSKGAALIIGNSPFQELRGGVEPFLAMQAIGPVPMSVVIGCVFAVITLFLLRSERFPAGLVAVVAGAVVGACLGAWQELTTISPGFYLPEFLPFGMPTGVDFSFALLVLVLPQIPMTMGNAVIANRDLSFEYFGDGSRRVTDRALCMSMGLANVFSALVGGMPVCHGAGGLAAHYQFGARTNGSNLIIGGLFVLLALTLGSGAVNALHLLPMGVLGVLLFFAGAQLALTILDMKSRTELFVVVVMLGITLTANLAWAFGTGICLHYVLRAGNVRI, from the coding sequence ATGAAAATACGCTTCAACAGAATGGAATGGGCCGGGGCCATGGGCGACCTCGGGACGCTGCTTCCGCTGGCCTTCGGCATGATCATGATAAACGGCCTGTCCGTTACCGGGCTTTTTCTGACCGTGGGGCTGTTTTATCTCGTGGGAGGCCTTTACTACCGTATTCCCATAGCCGTACAGCCCATGAAGGTCGTTTCAGCCTATGCCATTGCACAGGCGCTCAGCCCTGGCGTGATTACCGCTTCGGGCATGCTTATCGCCGTCTTCCTGTTGTTTCTCGGTGCGACAGGATTGGTCAAGGCCGTGGCGAAAGTCGTGCCGCATTCCGTTATTCGTGGCGTACAGATGGCTACCGGCATCCTGCTGCTGTCCAAGGGGGCGGCTCTCATTATCGGCAACAGCCCCTTCCAGGAGTTGCGTGGGGGCGTTGAACCGTTTCTTGCTATGCAGGCCATCGGTCCGGTCCCCATGAGTGTTGTCATTGGATGCGTTTTTGCCGTCATCACGCTGTTTCTGCTCCGCAGTGAAAGGTTCCCGGCCGGACTGGTCGCGGTCGTGGCCGGAGCCGTGGTCGGGGCATGCCTTGGCGCATGGCAGGAACTGACAACCATCAGCCCCGGATTCTATCTGCCGGAGTTCCTGCCGTTCGGCATGCCCACGGGAGTGGATTTCTCCTTTGCTTTGCTGGTTCTCGTCCTGCCGCAGATTCCCATGACCATGGGGAATGCGGTTATCGCCAACCGTGACCTGAGTTTCGAGTACTTTGGCGATGGAAGCCGACGGGTTACCGATCGCGCCCTCTGCATGAGCATGGGGCTGGCCAACGTCTTTTCGGCGTTGGTGGGTGGAATGCCTGTCTGCCACGGTGCCGGGGGGCTGGCCGCGCATTATCAGTTCGGCGCAAGAACAAACGGGTCCAACCTCATAATCGGCGGTCTGTTCGTGCTGCTTGCCCTGACACTGGGGAGCGGGGCGGTCAATGCGTTGCACCTCCTGCCCATGGGCGTCCTCGGCGTGCTGCTCTTCTTTGCCGGGGCACAGCTCGCCCTGACCATTCTGGACATGAAATCCCGGACCGAACTGTTCGTGGTCGTGGTCATGCTCGGCATCACCCTGACTGCCAACCTTGCCTGGGCTTTCGGCACCGGCATCTGCCTGCATTACGTCCTGCGGGCCGGGAATGTTCGTATCTAG
- a CDS encoding uridine kinase, translating into MGKLIKEKDEKGRLHIDTPLLGESLVGKELLKRTEAGEYFKMQPDVNILKIGGQSIMDRGAKALFPILEELVKAKEEHKILLMCGGGTRARHVYNIGIDLGMPTGVLSKLGDKVSAQNAEMLSVLLAKHGGAMIGHGAHLEQLHMYCQLGYLPITTGIPPYGFFEHPAEVGSIPPHRTDSGACLLAENIGAKSLIYLKDEKGMYEDDPKKAKNREALKFFDKIHVDELIEMDLEDLIVERPVLTFLKNAKTLKSFQIIDVLRHPEHIHAALNGEHVGTIVYKD; encoded by the coding sequence ATGGGAAAGCTGATCAAGGAAAAAGACGAGAAGGGCCGCTTACATATCGATACCCCGCTGCTTGGTGAATCGCTGGTTGGAAAGGAGCTGCTCAAACGCACGGAGGCCGGCGAGTATTTCAAGATGCAGCCGGACGTCAATATACTCAAGATCGGCGGCCAGTCCATCATGGACCGTGGTGCCAAGGCGCTGTTCCCCATTCTTGAGGAATTGGTCAAGGCCAAGGAAGAACACAAGATTCTCCTCATGTGCGGCGGCGGAACCCGCGCCCGCCACGTCTACAACATCGGCATTGATCTGGGCATGCCCACCGGCGTCCTGTCCAAGCTCGGCGATAAGGTTTCTGCCCAGAATGCGGAAATGCTTTCGGTGCTCCTCGCCAAACACGGCGGGGCAATGATCGGTCATGGCGCGCATCTGGAACAGCTGCACATGTACTGCCAGCTCGGGTACCTGCCTATTACCACGGGTATTCCGCCCTACGGATTTTTCGAGCATCCGGCAGAGGTCGGCTCGATTCCGCCGCACCGTACCGATTCCGGCGCGTGCCTGCTTGCCGAGAATATCGGCGCAAAATCCCTGATCTACCTGAAGGACGAAAAGGGGATGTACGAGGATGATCCGAAAAAGGCGAAAAACCGTGAAGCCCTGAAGTTCTTTGACAAGATTCATGTCGATGAACTCATCGAAATGGACCTCGAAGATCTCATCGTGGAACGCCCGGTCCTGACATTCCTCAAGAATGCCAAGACTCTCAAGTCGTTCCAGATCATCGATGTCCTGCGCCATCCCGAGCACATCCATGCCGCCCTCAACGGTGAGCATGTCGGAACGATCGTTTACAAGGATTAG